From the genome of Perca flavescens isolate YP-PL-M2 chromosome 12, PFLA_1.0, whole genome shotgun sequence, one region includes:
- the zgc:113531 gene encoding von Willebrand factor C domain-containing protein 2-like, translated as MVFSERLSFEQRIRTAVLALLLCAQAGFGFSVGTQQESTCEANGSIYFVGEWYFLDSDHCTQCECTTEGSACSRTECTSLPAACIHVSHYPTDCCPRCEKIGCEYRGVVYELGQNFQPSECEQCTCDSDGIARCLVADCAPPPCVNPVYQPGKCCPECREGPNCYVDASRSQVIPAGEPIWVDSCTKCRCHDGQDAGYWEGNRLATCSRLKNCTPEQQSTKKN; from the exons ATGGTTTTCAGTGAGCGTCTTTCCTTTGAGCAAAGAATACGCACGGCCGTTTTGGCACTACTGCTTTGCGCACAGGCCGGTTTTGGCTTCTCAGTCGGCACACAGCAGGAAAGCACCTGCGAGGCCAACGGCAGCATATACTTTGTAGGGGAATGGTATTTTCTGGACTCTGATCACTGCACCCAGTGTGAATGCACCACCGAGGGCTCCGCATGTTCCCGCACTGAGTGCACTTCGCTCCCGGCTGCATGCATCCATGTCAGCCACTACCCCACCGACTGCTGCCCCAGGTGCGAGAAGATCGGGTGTGAGTACCGAGGAGTGGTGTACGAACTGGGACAGAACTTCCAG CCATCAGAATGTGAGCAGTGCACTTGTGACAGTGATGGCATCGCCCGCTGTCTAGTTGCAGATTGTGCCCCTCCACCATGTGTCAACCCTGTCTACCAGCCTGGGAAATGCTGCCCTGAATGCAGGGAGg GTCCTAACTGCTATGTTGATGCATCACGCAGCCAGGTGATTCCTGCAGGAGAACCCATCTGGGTCGACTCCTGCACCAAGTGTCGTTGTCACGATGGTCAGGATGCCGGCTACTGGGAGGGAAACCGTCTCGCCACCTGTTCCCGCCTCAAAAACTGTACGCCTGAACAACAGTCTACCAAGAAAAACTGA